Proteins co-encoded in one Setaria viridis chromosome 9, Setaria_viridis_v4.0, whole genome shotgun sequence genomic window:
- the LOC117839320 gene encoding uncharacterized protein: MAAAAAAAAAAILELDPSHERAARVIDNIVRLERRIFPKHESLARSIHDELKRRNSGLIYMTSSAARAGGDGDEVVGYAMYTCPTSLCATITKLAVKESCRRQGHGEALLKAAVERCRGRRVQRVILHVDPARTAAVALYRKAGFQVDATVEGYYAPRRDAYRMFVDLQ, from the exons atggcggcggcggcggcggcggcggcggcggcgatacTCGAGCTGGACCCGTCGCACGAGCGCGCCGCCCGCGTCATCGACAATATCGTGCGGCTAGAGAGGAGGATCTTCCCGAAGCACGAGTCGCTGGCGCGATCCATCCACGACGAGCTCAAGCGCCGGAACTCCGGCCTGATTTACATGACATCCAGCGCCGCACGAGCAGGAGGCGACGGCGATGAGGTCGTCGGGTACGCCATGTACACCTGCCCGACCTCCCTCTGCGCCACCATCACCAAGCTCGCCG TGAAAGAGAGCTGTAGGCGGCAGGGCCACGGCGAGGCTCTGCTGAAGGCGGCCGTGGAGCGGTGCCGGGGGAGGAGGGTCCAGCGGGTGATCCTCCACGTAGATCCGGCGAGGACGGCCGCCGTCGCGCTGTACCGGAAGGCCGGGTTCCAGGTCGACGCCACCGTCGAGGGATACTACGCGCCGCGGAGGGACGCCTACCGGATGTTCGTGGATCTTCAGTGA
- the LOC117839319 gene encoding E3 ubiquitin-protein ligase AIRP2, whose translation MRKAYRDSIKVLEADIQHANTLASEFPRDCDGACLQMRLSYSSAAHIFLFLVQWTDCSLAGALGLLRILIYKVYVDGTTTMSTHERKASIKEFYAVIFPSLLQLQRGITDVEDKKQKAVCMERYRKKDEDERSSLSDIDVEREEECGICMEMNSKVVLPNCTHAMCLRCYQDWNSRSQSCPFCRDNLKKTCPGDLWIYVEDQDVVDMETVSSENLRRLFMYISKLPLIVPDVIFTAYDSHIK comes from the exons atgcgGAAGGCGTACAGGGACTCCATCAAGGTGCTCGAAGCTGACATCCAGCACGCCAACACCCT GGCCTCTGAATTTCCCCGAGACTGCGATGGTGCGTGCCTGCAGATGCGGCTGTCTTACAGCTCCGCCGCGCATATATTCCTCTTCCTGGTGCAGTGGACTGACTGCAGCCTTGCCGGGGCGCTTGGTCTGCTGAGGATTCTCATATACAAG GTTTATGTCGATGGCACGACAACCATGTCGACTCATGAGAGGAAAGCCAGCATCAAAGAATTCTATG CTGTGATATTTCCTTCTTTGCTGCAACTGCAAAGGGGGATCACTGATGTGGAGGACAAGAAGCAGAAGGCTGTGTGCATGGAGAGGTACAGAAAGAAAGATGAGGACGAACGAAGCAGCTTATCTGATATTGATGTTGAGAGGGAAGAAGAGTGTGGGATCTGCATGGAGATGAACAGCAAAGTTGTGTTGCCCAACTGCACCCATGCTATGTGCCTCAGATGTTACCAGGACTG GAATTCAAGATCGCAGTCATGCCCATTCTGCCGTGACAACCTGAAGAAGACCTGTCCTGGTGACCTGTGGATCTATGTTGAGGACCAAGACGTGGTTGACATGGAGACGGTGTCGAGTGAGAACCTCAGACGGCTGTTCATGTACATAAGCAAGCTGCCTCTGATTGTCCCAGACGTCATCTTCACTGCTTATGATTCCCACATAAAATGA
- the LOC117840318 gene encoding uncharacterized protein: MTSSFLWFNAGLKRCGRSCRSRWLNYLRPGLKHGNFTLAEERIICEMYSKRGSCWSVIAAQLPGRTDLAIKNYWNSTLKKKNPAARTPPACSTSSDAGTPARDLQLVAYSSEESSTAGSSPANAKPVLADPPPVPVVTDGQGPIAAVPVSRPVRIEQKQAMVSRSRLEKQQQPPPPACDQTGERIMDIVCAPMSPVPLSFIEPEELACIYEFDDIDSFLPWFDHH; the protein is encoded by the exons ATGACTTCAAGTTTTTTATGGTTCAATGCAGGGCTGAAGCGGTGTGGCCGGAGCTGCCGTTCCCGGTGGCTGAACTACCTCCGACCGGGGCTGAAGCACGGAAATTTCACGCTGGCCGAGGAGAGGATCATCTGCGAGATGTACAGCAAGAGGGGAAGCTG CTGGTCCGTCATCGCTGCCCAGCTACCGGGGAGGACAGACCTCGCcatcaagaactactggaacaGCACGCTCAAGAAGAAGAACCCGGCGGCGAGAACCCCCCCGGCCTGCAGCACGTCGTCCGACGCCGGGACGCCGGCGCGGGACCTGCAGCTGGTTGCCTACAGCAGCGAGGAGAGCTCCACGGCAGGGTCCAGCCCTGCCAATGCCAAGCCCGTCTTGGCCGACCCGCCGCCGGTTCCGGTCGTCACCGACGGCCAAGGACCGATCGCGGCAGTCCCGGTTAGCCGGCCGGTGAGGATCGAGCAGAAGCAGGCCATGGTGAGCCGATCGCGTCtggagaagcagcagcagccgccgccaccggcgtgtGATCAGACCGGCGAGAGGATCATGGACATCGTCTGCGCTCCCATGTCTCCTGTTCCTCTGAGCTTCATTGAACCGGAGGAGCTGGCCTGCATCTACGAGTTCGATGATATCGATAGCTTCTTGCCGTGGTTTGATCATCACTAA
- the LOC117840317 gene encoding protein NEOXANTHIN-DEFICIENT 1 isoform X1, which yields MAPEKEEPCAGYRHGPPWVFKGSALYQLHLVKASTARAFVPRGLRLVEAFGYTLGGMFLARYHDSPAGAFDELVVIAGIVWNPPTSCAWAARVLVNSVEACRHGRKEVGLPSHVATFSKTEASALGNKPLVESNSFLSVLGIGSTVPKQESRREIEICETKGSSTKHLCNISMPLTVTTGSHRHHKWMGPAIRMSLPSFSGQTEDHPDLLKYSCQVECRVRPVKPARIWNPTTTELQECSDGKINSAGSNTLADSYAQSQSISVLLSKPIFALEFSSLRMHVDAPKIVVPHCKKEEVGYSST from the exons ATGGcgccggagaaggaggagcCCTGCGCGGGGTACCGGCACGGGCCGCCGTGGGTGTTCAAGGGCAG CGCATTGTACCAGCTGCATTTGGTGAAGGCGTCGACGGCGCGCGCCTTTGTGCCCCGGGGCCTGCGCCTCGTCGAGGCCTTCGGCTACACGCTCGGCGGCATGTTCCTCGCGCGCTACCACGACAGCCCCGCCGGCGCCTTCGACGAG CTCGTGGTGATCGCCGGCATTGTGTGGAACCCGCCGACCTCCTGCGC GTGGGCAGCAAGGGTGCTGGTGAACAGCGTCGAAGCTTGCCGGCACGGCCGCAAG GAAGTAGGCCTCCCAAGCCATGTCGCAACATTCTCAAAG ACTGAGGCTTCTGCGCTAGGAAACAAACCCTTGGTGGAATCGAACAGCTTCCTGAGCGTGCTCGGAATAGGCTCGACCGTCCCCAAGCAAGAGAGCCGCCGCGAGATTGAGATTTGCGAGACCAAAGGCTCATCCACTAAGCACTTGTGCAACATCAGCATGCCGCTCACAG TGACAACAGGATCACATAGGCACCACAAGTGGATGGGCCCAGCAATCAGAATGTCGCTTCCAAGCTTCAG TGGACAGACTGAGGACCATCCTGATCTTCTCAAGTACTCCTGCCAAGTAGAATGCAG GGTGCGTCCTGTAAAGCCTGCTCGGATTTGGAATCCTACAACCACAGAGCTACAGGAGTGTTCTGATGGCAAGATCAACAGCGCGGGATCCAACACGTTAGCTGACTCATATGCGCAAAGCCAGAGCATTTCGGTCTTGCTATCAAAGCCCATCTTCGCTCTGGAATTCAGCTCCCTGAGGATGCACGTTGATGCTCCGAAGATCGTTGTTCCACACTGCAAGAAGGAGGAGGTCGGGTACTCAAGCACTTaa
- the LOC117840317 gene encoding protein NEOXANTHIN-DEFICIENT 1 isoform X2, which yields MAPEKEEPCAGYRHGPPWVFKGSALYQLHLVKASTARAFVPRGLRLVEAFGYTLGGMFLARYHDSPAGAFDELVVIAGIVWNPPTSCAWAARVLVNSVEACRHGRKEVGLPSHVATFSKTEASALGNKPLVESNSFLSVLGIGSTVPKQESRREIEICETKGSSTKHLCNISMPLTGSHRHHKWMGPAIRMSLPSFSGQTEDHPDLLKYSCQVECRVRPVKPARIWNPTTTELQECSDGKINSAGSNTLADSYAQSQSISVLLSKPIFALEFSSLRMHVDAPKIVVPHCKKEEVGYSST from the exons ATGGcgccggagaaggaggagcCCTGCGCGGGGTACCGGCACGGGCCGCCGTGGGTGTTCAAGGGCAG CGCATTGTACCAGCTGCATTTGGTGAAGGCGTCGACGGCGCGCGCCTTTGTGCCCCGGGGCCTGCGCCTCGTCGAGGCCTTCGGCTACACGCTCGGCGGCATGTTCCTCGCGCGCTACCACGACAGCCCCGCCGGCGCCTTCGACGAG CTCGTGGTGATCGCCGGCATTGTGTGGAACCCGCCGACCTCCTGCGC GTGGGCAGCAAGGGTGCTGGTGAACAGCGTCGAAGCTTGCCGGCACGGCCGCAAG GAAGTAGGCCTCCCAAGCCATGTCGCAACATTCTCAAAG ACTGAGGCTTCTGCGCTAGGAAACAAACCCTTGGTGGAATCGAACAGCTTCCTGAGCGTGCTCGGAATAGGCTCGACCGTCCCCAAGCAAGAGAGCCGCCGCGAGATTGAGATTTGCGAGACCAAAGGCTCATCCACTAAGCACTTGTGCAACATCAGCATGCCGCTCACAG GATCACATAGGCACCACAAGTGGATGGGCCCAGCAATCAGAATGTCGCTTCCAAGCTTCAG TGGACAGACTGAGGACCATCCTGATCTTCTCAAGTACTCCTGCCAAGTAGAATGCAG GGTGCGTCCTGTAAAGCCTGCTCGGATTTGGAATCCTACAACCACAGAGCTACAGGAGTGTTCTGATGGCAAGATCAACAGCGCGGGATCCAACACGTTAGCTGACTCATATGCGCAAAGCCAGAGCATTTCGGTCTTGCTATCAAAGCCCATCTTCGCTCTGGAATTCAGCTCCCTGAGGATGCACGTTGATGCTCCGAAGATCGTTGTTCCACACTGCAAGAAGGAGGAGGTCGGGTACTCAAGCACTTaa
- the LOC117839145 gene encoding uncharacterized protein isoform X1, whose protein sequence is MFRRPQASGGALLEHIVVDRYRAGDIGAEDALHLFDELLPQARPASIRAINCLLAVVSRDGPALAVSLFNRVARAGTDKVAPTVHTYGLLIGCCRRLGRLDLGFAALGRVLKTGWRAETITFTNLLKALCAQKKIGDAMDIMLRQMPELDCTPNVFSYSVLLKGLCEQKKSQEALELLYMMDDEVHSSPPTVVSFNTVIDGFCKQGDVDEALALFHEMLERGISPNLVTYSSIIDGLCKAQAMDRAEKFLRRMIEDGVTPDCTTYTSLVHGYCSLGQGDKADRIFQEMSRACVEPDTVIYTALMEYHCKSGRCSEARKIFDSMIQRGPKPDATAYSVLLHGYATEGSLFHVHNLYDLMVENHVEPDNHVFNILICAYVKHDMVDAAMVIFNKMQHQGLRPDIVTYGTLVDGLCKIGQLDDAMLLFNQMISRGLHPNIIIFNTLIHGFCTCGNWEKAKALFFEMVNRGICPDIVFFNTIMGDLCKSRMVAEAQSLFDLMEHAGEEPNVITYTTLINGYCLAGKMDEAMKLLDVMVSVGLKPGAVTYDTLINGFCMIGRVNEAFALVREMLNKGVTPGTVTHSIILQALFQSGQAASAKILYLSMTMDEVPLDVITYCIILRGLCKNNYVDEALQMFQNLCSKGFQLEIGTLNIMIGTLLKGGRKGEAMNLFSYILANRLAPDVVTYTLVMVHFIEEGLLEESDSLFLSMQENGCAPDSRMLNSVVRRLLQRGEVSRAGFYLSKIDENHFSLEASTSSLLTSVFTGGKYRHHRKFLPEKYRSSMDSTNG, encoded by the coding sequence ATGTTCCGCCGCCCCCAAgcctccggcggcgccctctTGGAGCACATCGTCGTAGATCGGTACCGCGCGGGGGACATCGGCGCCGAGGACGCCCTCCACCTGTTCGACGAATTGCTCCCCCAGGCCAGGCCGGCCTCGATCCGCGCCATCAActgcctcctcgccgtcgtctcGCGCGATGGCCCCGCGCTCGCCGTCTCCCTCTTCAACCGCGTCGCCAGGGCCGGGACCGACAAGGTGGCACCCACCGTGCACACCTACGGCCTCCTCAtcggctgctgccgccgcctgggccgccTGGACCTCGGATTCGCCGCCCTTGGCCGTGTCCTCAAGACGGGCTGGAGGGCGGAGACCATCACCTTCACCAACCTGCTCAAGGCCCTCTGCGCCCAAAAGAAGATCGGGGACGCAATGGACATCATGCTCCGGCAGATGCCTGAGCTTGACTGCACACCCAATGTGTTCTCCTACTCGGTTCTGCTCAAGGGGCTCTGCGAGCAGAAGAAAAGTCAGGAGGCTCTAGAGCTGCTCTACATGATGGATGACGAGGTACATAGCAGCCCTCCAACTGTGGTGTCATTCAATACTGTCATCGATGGTTTCTGTAAACAGGGTGACGTAGATGAAGCTCTGGCCCTGTTTCATGAAATGCTGGAACGTGGGATTTCACCAAACCTTGTAACTTACAGCTCAATTATTGATGGTCTGTGCAAAGCTCAAGCAATGGACAGGGCTGAGAAGTTCCTTCGTAGGATGATTGAAGATGGTGTGACACCAGACTGCACCACATATACTAGTCTTGTGCATGGATATTGCTCATTGGGACAGGGGGACAAGGCAGATAGAATTTTCCAAGAAATGTCCCGAGCTTGTGTTGAACCAGATACTGTTATCTATACCGCATTGATGGAATATCATTGCAAGAGTGGACGGTGTTCTGAAGCCAGAAAGATTTTTGATTCTATGATCCAGAGGGGCCCAAAACCAGATGCCACCGCCTATAGTGTTCTGCTTCATGGGTATGCCACTGAAGGATCTCTTTTTCATGTACATAATCTCTATGATTTGATGGTAGAAAATCACGTTGAACCTGATAATCATGTCTTCAACATTTTAATATGTGCATATGTTAAGCATGATATGGTTGATGCTGCAATGGTTATATTTAACAAAATGCAGCATCAAGGCTTGAGACCTGATATTGTCACCTATGGAACATTAGTTGATGGACTTTGCAAGATAGGTCAACTGGATGATGCTATGTTACTATTCAATCAGATGATCAGTCGCGGATTGCATCCTAATATCATAATTTTTAACACCCTAATTCATGGTTTTTGTACCTGTGGCAATTGGGAGAAGGCCAAGGCATTATTTTTTGAAATGGTGAATAGAGGTATATGTCCTGACATAGTGTTCTTCAATACAATAATGGGTGATCTGTGCAAATCAAGAATGGTCGCAGAAGCCCAAAGTCTTTTTGACTTAATGGAACATGCAGGGGAGGAGCCTAATGTCATTACCTATACTACACTAATAAATGGTTATTGCTTAGCTGGTAAGATGGACGAGGCCATGAAATTACTTGATGTTATGGTATCAGTTGGCTTGAAACCTGGTGCTGTTACCTATGATACATTGATCAATGGCTTCTGCATGATTGGAAGAGTAAATGAAGCCTTTGCCTTGGTCAGGGAAATGTTGAACAAAGGAGTTACGCCTGGAACTGTTACACATAGTATAATACTGCAAGCATTATTTCAGAGTGGTCAGGCTGCTAGTGCTAAAATACTCTATCTCAGTATGACCATGGATGAGGTGCCATTGGATGTTATCACATACTGCATAATTCTCAGAGGACTTTGCAAAAATAATTATGTTGACGAAGCGCTCCAAATGTTTCAGAACCTATGCTCAAAAGGTTTTCAGCTGGAAATTGGGACTTTAAACATAATGATTGGCACACTGCTTAAAGGTGGCAGAAAGGGAGAGGCCATGAATCTGTTTTCTTATATCTTGGCCAATAGATTGGCGCCTGATGTTGTAACCTACACCTTAGTGATGGTACATTTTATAGAAGAAGGGTTGCTAGAAGAGTCCGATAGTCTGTTTCTGTCCATGCAGGAGAATGGTTGTGCCCCTGACTCCCGTATGCTAAATTCTGTAGTTAGGAGGCTATTGCAGAGAGGTGAGGTAAGCAGAGCTGGGTTTTACCTTTCCAAAATTGATGAGAATCATTTCTCCCTAGAAGCTTCTACTTCTTCCCTGTTGACATCTGTTTTCACTGGTGGGAAATATCGACACCATCGGAAGTTCCTCCCAGAAAAATATCGGTCTTCAATGGATTCCACAAATGGATGA
- the LOC117839145 gene encoding protein Rf1, mitochondrial isoform X2: MFRRPQASGGALLEHIVVDRYRAGDIGAEDALHLFDELLPQARPASIRAINCLLAVVSRDGPALAVSLFNRVARAGTDKVAPTVHTYGLLIGCCRRLGRLDLGFAALGRVLKTGWRAETITFTNLLKALCAQKKIGDAMDIMLRQMPELDCTPNVFSYSVLLKGLCEQKKSQEALELLYMMDDEVHSSPPTVVSFNTVIDGFCKQGDVDEALALFHEMLERGISPNLVTYSSIIDGLCKAQAMDRAEKFLRRMIEDGVTPDCTTYTSLVHGYCSLGQGDKADRIFQEMSRACVEPDTVIYTALMEYHCKSGRCSEARKIFDSMIQRGPKPDATAYSVLLHGIKA, translated from the exons ATGTTCCGCCGCCCCCAAgcctccggcggcgccctctTGGAGCACATCGTCGTAGATCGGTACCGCGCGGGGGACATCGGCGCCGAGGACGCCCTCCACCTGTTCGACGAATTGCTCCCCCAGGCCAGGCCGGCCTCGATCCGCGCCATCAActgcctcctcgccgtcgtctcGCGCGATGGCCCCGCGCTCGCCGTCTCCCTCTTCAACCGCGTCGCCAGGGCCGGGACCGACAAGGTGGCACCCACCGTGCACACCTACGGCCTCCTCAtcggctgctgccgccgcctgggccgccTGGACCTCGGATTCGCCGCCCTTGGCCGTGTCCTCAAGACGGGCTGGAGGGCGGAGACCATCACCTTCACCAACCTGCTCAAGGCCCTCTGCGCCCAAAAGAAGATCGGGGACGCAATGGACATCATGCTCCGGCAGATGCCTGAGCTTGACTGCACACCCAATGTGTTCTCCTACTCGGTTCTGCTCAAGGGGCTCTGCGAGCAGAAGAAAAGTCAGGAGGCTCTAGAGCTGCTCTACATGATGGATGACGAGGTACATAGCAGCCCTCCAACTGTGGTGTCATTCAATACTGTCATCGATGGTTTCTGTAAACAGGGTGACGTAGATGAAGCTCTGGCCCTGTTTCATGAAATGCTGGAACGTGGGATTTCACCAAACCTTGTAACTTACAGCTCAATTATTGATGGTCTGTGCAAAGCTCAAGCAATGGACAGGGCTGAGAAGTTCCTTCGTAGGATGATTGAAGATGGTGTGACACCAGACTGCACCACATATACTAGTCTTGTGCATGGATATTGCTCATTGGGACAGGGGGACAAGGCAGATAGAATTTTCCAAGAAATGTCCCGAGCTTGTGTTGAACCAGATACTGTTATCTATACCGCATTGATGGAATATCATTGCAAGAGTGGACGGTGTTCTGAAGCCAGAAAGATTTTTGATTCTATGATCCAGAGGGGCCCAAAACCAGATGCCACCGCCTATAGTGTTCTGCTTCATGG CATCAAGGCTTGA